One Rhodothermales bacterium genomic window carries:
- a CDS encoding GNAT family N-acetyltransferase has product MKPQPEQAEFIPAHLSPYLDVVRTLFLEYRAEVDAEACFQTFEAELDSLPGRYAPPEGVLVLVEWEGNPAACAALRPLSDGACELKRVYVRPAYRGKQLGKLLVERFIERAKVLGYSEIRLNTLPTMTSAIALYESLGFQAIEPPLTADSTPALLYFEKTLAEITS; this is encoded by the coding sequence ATGAAGCCACAACCCGAGCAAGCCGAGTTCATACCCGCTCACCTCTCTCCGTATCTGGACGTTGTTCGGACTCTGTTTCTCGAATATCGGGCGGAGGTAGACGCAGAGGCCTGCTTTCAAACCTTCGAGGCCGAACTCGACTCACTACCGGGACGGTACGCACCGCCGGAAGGGGTGTTGGTTCTGGTAGAATGGGAAGGTAACCCGGCGGCGTGCGCGGCGCTTCGACCACTTTCCGATGGCGCTTGCGAACTCAAACGCGTCTATGTGCGGCCGGCGTACAGAGGTAAACAACTGGGCAAACTACTCGTCGAACGCTTCATAGAACGCGCAAAAGTGTTGGGCTACAGCGAAATACGCCTGAATACCCTGCCGACGATGACATCGGCCATCGCACTGTATGAGTCGCTCGGATTTCAGGCGATAGAACCACCCCTCACGGCTGATTCTACGCCAGCCCTGCTGTACTTCGAGAAGACCCTCGCCGAGATTACCTCCTGA